One Bosea sp. 124 genomic window, CGGCGGCTTCCAACGGCTCGGTCAACGCCATGCTCGATTCCTTCACGCCGCTCGGCGGGCTCGTCGCGATGCTCAACATCCAGCTTGGCGAGGTCATCTATGGCGGCGTCGGCGTCGGGCTCACCGGCATGCTGCTCTTCGTCATCATCACCGTCTTCCTGGCGGGGCTGATGGTCGGTCGGACGCCGGAATATCTCGGCAAGAAGATCGAGGCGCGGGAGATCAAGCTCGCGGCGCTGACCCTGCTGGTGATGCCGCTCGGAATCCTGGCGCTGGCCTCGCTCGCCATCGCGACAGGGCAGGCGCAATCCTCGGTGCAGGACGCCGGGCCGCACGGGCTGTCCGAGCTGCTCTATGCCTACAGCTCGGCGACCGGCAACAACGGCTCGGCCTTCGCCGGCTTCACCGCCAACACGCCCTGGCACAATGCCTTCCTCGGCGTCGCGATGATGCTCGGTCGCTTCGGCTACATCGTCCCGATCCTCGCCATCGCCGGAAGCCTCGCGGCCAAGCGTCCTGCAGCCGAGACGGCCGGCACCTTCCCGACGCATGGGCCGCTCTTCGTCACGCTTCTGGTGGCGACGATCCTGATCGTCGGCGCCCTCACCTTCCTTCCCATCCTCGCCCTCGGCCCGATCGCAGAACACGTGTCGATCCTGGCCGGGCAGAGCTTCTGAGACAGTTGGAAAGTCATCGCATGAGCAAGCATGCTCCCGCCGAGATGGGCCTTTTCTCGCCCGTCATCATCCGCCCTGCGATCCTGCAGGCCTTCCGCAAGCTCGATCCGCGCAGCCTCGCCCGCAATCCGGTGATCTTCTCGACCGCGCTGGTCTCTGTGCTGGCGAGCGCGCTCGTCATCCGCGAGGGGCTGACCGGGGGGCCGGTCTTCTGGATCGGTCTGCAGATCGCGATCTGGCTCTGGTTCACCGTCCTTTTCGCCAATTTCGCGGAGGCCGTTGCCGAAGGGCGCGGCAAGGCGCGGGCCGATGCCTTCCGCTCGACGCGCTCCTCGGCGCTGGCCAAGGTGCTGATCAACCCCGCCGACCGCGTCGTCTACGGCACCAAGGAGGTCGAGCTGGTCGAGCCCGGCGAGGTCATCCTCGTCGAGGCCGGCGACACGGTCCCGACCGATGGCGAGATCATCGAGGGCGTGGCCTCGGTGGACGAAAGCGCCATCACCGGCGAATCCGCGCCGGTGATCCGCGAATCCGGCGGCGACCGCTCCTCCGTCACGGGCGGCACGCGGCTGGTCTCGGACTGGCTGGTGGTCCGCGTCACGGCGCGGCAGGGCGAGACCTTCCTCGACCGGATGATCGCACTGGTCGAGGGCGCCAAGCGCCAGAAGACACCCAACGAGATCGCGCTCGACATCCTGCTGGCGGCGCTGACGCTGGTCTTTCTCTTCGTCGTCGCGACATTGCCCTTCTTCGCCTCCTGGTCCGGCACGACGCTGCCCGTGATCTATCTTGCGGCGCTGTTCGTGACGCTGATCCCGACCACGATCGGCGGCCTGCTCTCGGCCATCGGCATCGCCGGCATGGACCGGCTGGTGAAGGCGAACGTCATCGCCAAATCCGGCCGCGCGGTCGAGGCTGCCGGCGATATCGACGTCCTCCTGCTCGACAAGACGGGCACGATCACCTTCGGCAATCGCATGGCCCATGCCTTCGAGCCGGCACCGAATGTCAGCGAGCGCGATCTGGCGGAGGCGGCCTTCCTCGCCTCGCTCGCCGACGAGACGCCGGAAGGCAAGTCGATCGTCGATCTCGCCGCGAAGCGTTTCGGCTTCGATGCCGCCGCCGGCCAAGGTGCGACCTTCGTGCCCTTCACCGCGCAGACGCGGATGTCCGGCGCCGACCTGCCCGGCGGCATCGCGCTGCGCAAGGGTGCCTCCGACACGATGGCGAAACTCACCGGCGGCACGCTCGCGGCCGGCGTCGAGCAGGCCGTGCGCAAGATCGCCTCCTCGGGCGGCACGCCGCTGGTCGTTGCGCGCGACCATGCCGTGCTCGGCGTCATCCACCTCAAGGATGTGGTGAAGCCCGCGATCCGCGAGCGCTTCGCCGAATTGCGGCGCATGGGCATCCGCACGGTGATGATCACCGGCGACAATCCGCTGACGGCCGCCGCCATTGCAGCCGAGGCCGGTGTCGACGATTTCCTGGCCGAGGCGACGCCGGAGCGGAAGCTCGCCCTGATCCGGGAGGAGCAGGCGCAGGGGCGGCTCGTCGCGATGTGCGGCGACGGCTCGAACGACGCACCTGCCCTCGCCCAGGCCGATGTCGGCGTCGCGATGAATTCCGGCACGCCAGCCGCCAAGGAGGCCGGCAACCTGATCGACCTCGACAGCGACCCGACGAAGCTGATCGAGATCGTCATGGTCGGGAAGCAGCTTCTCATTTCGCGCGGCGCACTGACCACCTTCTCGATCGCCAACGACGTGGCGAAGTACTTCGCCATCCTGCCGGCGCTGTTCATCGCGGCCTATCCGGGGCTGGCCGTCCTCGATGTCATGGGGCTGGGAACGCCGGAATCGGCGATCCTGTCGGCGATCATCTTCAATGCGCTGGTCATCGTCGCGCTGATCCCGATCGCGCTGAAGGGCGTGCGCTATGCGCCGGCTTCGGCCTCCAAGCTGCTCGGCCGCAACCTGCTGATCTATGGGTTAGGGGGGCTCATCGTCCCCTTCATCGGCATCAAGGCGATCGACCTGATCGTCGACCTGCTGCATCTCGCCTGAAGGAGACTTGATCATGACCTCCTATCTTCGCCCCTCCCTCGTCCTTCTCGGCGTCTTCAGCCTGCTGACGGGAGCGGCCTATCCGCTCGCCGTCACCGGCGTCGCCCAGGCAGTGTTTCCGTCGCAGGCGAACGGCTCGGCCATCCTCAAGGATGGGACCGTGATCGGCTCGGCCCTGATCGGCCAGTCCTTCGCCTCCGAGCGCTACTTCCACGGCCGGCCCTCGGCCACGACGGCCGCCGATCCGCAGGATGCGACCAAATCCGTCGAGAGCCCCTACAACGCCACGAACTCGACCGGCTCGAATCTCGGGCCGAGCTCGGCCGCGCTGAAGCAGGCGATCTCCGAACGGGTCGCCGCGCTGGGCGGCGGCGCCCAGCCTGCCGATCTGGTGACCGCGTCCGGCTCCGGTCTCGACCCGCATATCTCGCCTGACGCGGCTCTGCTCCAGGTCGCGCGCGTCGCCAAGGCGCGCGGGTTGCAGGAGGAGCGGGTCAGGCAGCTTGTGCTCGAACAGGCCGAACCGCGCCTGCTTGGCGTTCTCGGCGAGCCCCGCGTCAATGTCCTGGCGCTCAACCTCGCGCTCGACAGGCTCGGGCGCTGATGCTCTGGTCCGCAGATCAGATGGAGTCGGCGCATGGCTTTGGCGAAAGACCGGTTCCCACTTTTTCGCGCCATGCTCTAGCCGATGCCGAGCGCGCCTGACGAGAGACCGACACCTGAATCCTTCCTCGCCGAGGCCCGCGGCGAGGAAGGCGGCGGGGTCGGTCGCCTCAAGATCTTCCTCGGCGCCTCGCCCGGTGTCGGCAAGACCTTCGCCATGATCGAGGAGGCCCGCGTGCGGCAGCGCGCGGGCCTCGACGTCGTGGTGGCGCTGGTCGAGACCCATGGCCGGACCGAGACGGCCGCCCTGCTCGAGACGCTGGAGCAACTGCCGCGCCGCCCGGTCGCCTATCGCGGCCAGATGCTGAGCGAGCTCGACCTCGACGCGCTGCTCGCGCGCAAGCCCGCCATCGCTTTGATCGACGAACTCGCGCACAGCAACGCGCCGGGCTCGCGCCATCCCAAGCGCTGGCAGGATGTCGTCGAGGTGCTCGACGCCGGCATCGACGTCGTCACCACGCTGAACATCCAGCATGTCGAGAGCCTGAACGATGTGGTCGCGCGCATCACTGGCGTGCGCGTGCAGGAAACGGTGCCGGACCACATCCTGCAGCGGGCCGACGAGATCGAGCTGATCGACCTGCCCCCCGAGGAGCTGATCAAGCGACTGAAGGACGGCAAGGTCTATGTGTCGCAGCAGATCGGCCAGGCGCTGGAGAACTTCTTCGGCAAGGGCAAGCTGACGGCGCTGCGCGAGCTCGCGCTACGCACGGCGGCGAGCCGGGTCGATGCCGAGATGCTGGCCTGGATGCAGGCCAACGCCGTCAAAGGCCCCTGGCCCGCCGAAGAGCGCCTGCTCGTCTGCATCAACGAGGCGCCGGTCGCGCGCAGCCTGGTGCGGGCCGGCAAGCGCATGGCCGAGCGGTCTCGGCTGCCCTGGATCGTCGTGACCGTGACGACGCCCCGGCACGAGGCGATGCCGGCCGAGACGCGGGCGGTCACGGTCGAGGCGCTGCGGCTGGCGGAGACGCTCGGGGCCGAAACCGTCGTGCTGCGCGCGGAATGCGATGTCGCGGGCGAGGTGCTGCGCTATGCCCGCCAGCGTAATGTCTCGCGCATCGTGATCGGCCGGCCGCGCTCGCACCGCTCCTGGTGGCAGAGACTGGCCGGGGCCTTCCGCGAGCCGGTCGCCGACCGCCTGCTCGACGACGCGACCGATTTCGAGATCACGGTGGTGACGCCGCATTCCCGGATCGAGCGACGCAAGGCCTCGTCGGCACCTGTCATGCGGTTCGCATGGCAAGGCTACGCCATGGCCTTCTCCGCCATCGCCGTAGCGACGCTTCTCGCACTGCCGATCTCGATCTGGGACGCCGTTCCCGGTGGCGCGATCTCGGCCCTCTATCTGATCGCGGTGCTGATGGTGGGCGCCCGCTGGGGTCTCGGGCCGTCGCTCGCCGCCGGCGCTCTGGGCTCGGTCGCATACAATTTCTTCTACACGCCACCGTTCTACTCCCTCCACATCAGTCGTTCGGAGGACGTGGTCTCGATCGCCATCTACTTGCTGGGCGCGCTGTTCACCGGCACTCTGGCCGGGCGTCTCAAGGCGCAGGTCGAGGCGATGCGCGCGGCGCAGCGGCGCACCGAGACCCTCTACGACTTCGCCCGCAAGATCGCTTCCGCCACGCAGACCGACGACGTGCTCTGGGCGGCGGCCTTCCACATCGCTGCGACGCTGGACTGCCATTCGCTCATCCTGATGCCCGATGCGGGCGGAACCCTGCAGCAGGTGCAGGGGCATCCGACGATCGAGGATCTCGATGCCCGCGCCGAGGGAGCCGTGCGCTGGGCCTTCGAGAAGAACGAACCGGCGGGAGCCGGCACCGCGACGTTGCCGATGAGCGAATGGCTGTTCGTGCCCTTGGCGACCGCCGGCGCGACGCTCGGCGTCATCGGCGTGCGCTTCCGCGACCGGCAGCGCGGACTCGACCCCGAAACGCGGCGGCTGCTGATCGCGGTCGAGGATCAGGTCGCGGTTGCGGTCGAGCGCACGCGCCTCGCTCAGGAGCTCGCCAATGCGCGGGTCTCCGCCGAGGGCGAGAAGCTGCGCGGCGCGCTGCTCAACTCGGTCAGTCACGATCTGCGCACCCCGCTCGTCACCGTGATCGGGGCGGTCTCCAGTCTGGCGGAAACCGACGGGACGCTCAGCCCGGCCGACCGGCGCGAGCTGACGGCGACCGCCCTCGACGAGGCGCGCCGCCTCGACCGCTATGTCCAGAACCTGCTCGACATGACGCGGCTCGGGCATGGCGCGCTGGCGCCAAAGCGGGCGGCTGTCGATCTGCGCGAGATTCTCGGCGTCGTTCGCAACGACCTGAAGCGCGTGCTGACCAGGCACAGCCTCGCGATCGAGACACCGCGCGACCTGCCGGCGCTGCTTGTCGATCCGGTTCTGATCGGCCAGGCCATCGCCAATGTCGTCGAGAACGCCGCGAAATATGCGCCTGCGGGAAGCGCCATCCGCATCACGGCGAAACGCGATGGGGCGATGGCCGCAATCGCCGTGATCGACGAGGGGCCAGGCATTCCCGAGGATGAGCGCGAGCGCGTCTTCGACCTTTTCCACCGCGTCGCCGACGGCGATCTGCGGCCTGCGGGCACGGGGCTCGGGCTCTCCATCGTGAAGGGGCTGGTCGAGGCGCATGACGGGACGGTCGCGGCCATGGCCGGCCCGGATGGACGCGGGACGGCCATCGTGATCAGGCTGCCTTTCGCGCCCTCCAGCAGCGATGATCCGGAATGACCGACAGCAAGCCCGCGCGCATCCTCGTGATCGACGACGAGGCGCCGATCCGGCGCTTCCTCGCGATCGTGCTCGGCGCCGGCGGATTCGAGATGCTGGAGGCCGATCGCGGCCGGCTTGGCGTCGAACGCGCCGCGACCATGGCGCCCGATGCCGTGCTGCTCGATCTCGGCCTGCCCGACATGGACGGCAAGGCTGTGATCGAGGCGATCCGCGAATGGTCGAGCCTGCCGATCCTGGTGCTCTCCGTGCGCGATGCCGAGACCGAGAAGATCGCGGCGCTCGATGCCGGCGCCGACGATTACGTCACGAAGCCGTTCTCGACCGGCGAACTGCTCGCCCGGCTGCGGGCGTTGCTGCGCAGCCGACGCGACCGCGCGACCGAGCCCGCCGCGATCCGCATCGGCGGACTCGAGATCGACCTGGCGAGCCGCGGCGTCGCCGTCGATGGCGTCCAGGTGAAACTGACCCGCAAGGAGTTCGACGTCGTCGCGCTGCTGGCGCGCAATGCCGGCAAGCTCGTCGGACACCGGCAGTTGCTGACGACGATCTGGGGGCCCGCCCACGCCGCCGACACGCATTACCTGCGCATCGCCGTCGGGCATGTCCGCGAGAAGATCGGCGACGATGCCGCCGATCCGCGCTTCATCATCACCGAACCAGGCGTCGGCTACCGGCTGGTCGACGCCGAGGCCGGCGACAGCTAACGGATCGTCACGATCGAGGCCGGCGCACGGCCCGGCCCCGCATGGTGCCGAGGACCGCTCAATCCGGCCAAATACAGCCCGACGTGGCCTCGTAGCCTGAGAGCTCTTCGCGCACGACGCTCAGAAAGCCGTCGATCAGCGGATTCTCACGCTGGTGGGTCGAGAACATCGCATGGCCATGGAACATCACCTCCGGCTTGAAGGGCACGAAGGCGATGCCGCTGCGCCGATAGTCGTCGGCGGCGATGGGATTGACGATGCCAACGCCAAGGCCCTGCTCGACCAGTGCGCAGATCGCGGCGCTGAACGGCGTCTCCAGTGCGAGCTGGCGCCTGACGCCGGCATTCTCGAAGACGCGGTCGACGCGGGCCCGCGCCCCGTCCTCAAGAGACAGCGAGATGAAGGCCTCGCCCTCAAGGTCCTTTGGCCTGATGCAGTCGCGCTTCGCAAGGCGGTGTCCCGGCGGCAGGGCACAGACGCCAGCGATGGCATAGAGCGGACGATGCTCGACCATCGGGATGTCGATGAGGTTCGCGACGAAGCCGATGTCGCAATAGGATGACGACATCCAGCGCGTCACCGTGCCGTCGTGGCCCATCTGCAGGGAGATGATGGCGTTCGGGAAGCGCTCCCTGAACCGGCGGATGCAGCGCGGGACGAAGCCCAGCGCCATCACCGGCATCGCCGCGACCCTCAGCCGGCCCGTACCGAAGGCGCGGATGTCGCGCGCTGCGTGGGACAGGTTGTCCAACCCGATGAAGCTGCGCTCGACCTCGCGGTAGAACGACAGGCCTTCGGGCGTCGGCCGCAGACGCCCCGCGCTGCGCTCGAACAGTTTCAGATCGATCTCGCCTTCGAGCTCCGCGATGAGGCGGCTGATGCTGGGCTGCGAGGTTCGCAACTCCTGCGCGGCGGCGGTCATGGAGCCGCGCAGCATGATGCTCCGGAACGCTTCGACCTGTCTCAGATTCACGGCGGCCTCATATCACTGGTGAATAGGGGTGCCAAAAACTGACATTTGACCAGATAGACGCCGGCTACAATACTTTTGTCTATGTCCGCTGGTCCCGCCATCGCCGTGACGCCCCGCCTGACAGGCATGGTCTGTCTGCGCTGCGAAGCCGACTGGCCGGTGGCGGAGCATGAGGCGGGATGTCCGCGCTGCGCGGCGCAGGGGCACGCATCCAATCTGCGGCTCGTCTATGCCCCTGGATCTGAACCCGTCGCGCTGCCCTATCCGGGGGCACTGTCGCTGGGCGAGGGCTGCACGCCTCTGGTCGAGGTGCCCGAACTCGCGGCATTCCTCGGCGTCGGGCGTGTTTCGCTCAAGCTCGAATGGTGCAATCCGAGCGGCTCGCACAAGGACCGGATGAGCGCCCAACTCATGGCGCGGGCGCTGGATCGCGGTGCGACGCGGATCGTGGCGGCGTCGAGCGGCAATGGCGGGCTGTCTGTAGCCGCCTATGCTGCGCGCGCCGGCATCCCCGCCGAGATCGCGACGAGCGACGCTCTGCCCGCGAGTTATCGCCGGGCGATCGAGGCCCATGGCGCAACCCTCGTCGGCTTCTCCGACAGCATGGCGCGCTGGCACCATCTGGCGCGGCGCGTGGTGGATGACAGTGCTTTCGCGGCGACGAATTATCGCCTGCCGGCGGTCGGCACGAACCCCTTCGGCATAGAAGGCTACAAGATGGTCGCGGCCGAGATCGCGGCGGTCGCGCTGCCGGACCTCGTGGTTGCGCCCAGTTCGCGCGGCGATCTGCTGTCGGGGCTGCATCTCGGCTTCGCTGAACTGGGACGCGGCATGCCCCGGCTGGTGGCGGCAGAACCATTCCCGCGGCTGGCGCGCGTTCTGGCCGGGGCCGATTATCGCGAGACCTTCGCGGGCGATACGGCGCAGTTCTCCATCGCCGGCAGCACGGTGACCTGGCAAGCCGTGAAGGCCCTGCGCGAGAGCGGCGGGCTGGCCGTGCCGGTCGACGATGAGGCGGCCACGCTGGCTCGGGCGAAGCTTGCCGGCCTCGGCTTCCATGTCGAGCTTTCGGCCGCCTCGGCGCTGGCGGCGCTCGGGAGGCTTGCGGAGGATGGCCGGCTCGCCGGACGCCATGCGGTGCTCGTGCTGACGGGCTCCGGCTTCAGGGACATCACCAACGGGGTGCTGGCAGACAGCCCTCCGCAGCGAGATCGCCGCCCCGCAAGGGCGAGCGCGCAGCCGGCGCAGACCGGCGCTTCACCCGGACCAACCATCCAACAGAGGGACAACGGATGACCCATCTTTTTGCCACGCGCCTCGGCGCTCTTACCGCGCTCGCCGCCACGGCGCTTGCGGCCACCCTGTCAGGCGCACAGGCACAGGGCCTGCCGCCGCTGCCGGAGGCGATCAAAGCGGCCGGCCTGCTCAGGGCCGGCGTGCGCTGCGACCAGCCGCCCTATGGCTACAAGGACGAGACCGGCAAGTTCGCCGGTGTCGAGACCGATATGGCGATCCAGATCGCCACCTGGGCCTTCGGTTCGGCCGACAAGATCGAGCTGACCTGCGTCACCGCCGAGAACCGCATCCCGCAGCTCAACGGCAAGAAGGTCGATCTCCTGATCGCCACGCTGGGGGTGACGCCGGAGCGTGCCCGCGTCGTCGATTTCTCCAAGCCCTATCGCTGGGGCGGGTCGGACATGCTCGTCGCCAAGGACAGCCCGATCAAGAAGCTCGACGACGTCGCCGGCAAGATCGTGATCATGCTGAAGGGCTCGACGCAGGCGAAATGGTTCGAGGACACCATGCCGAAGGTTGACAATCTGCGACTCAACACCGCCTCCGACGCACTGCAGTCGCTGAAGCAGGGCCGCGGCGACGCCTACACCCATGACGCCGCCACGCTGATCGTGATCGCGGCGAAGGACCCGTCGCTGCGCCTGGTCGGAGAGCCCTTCGCCGTCTCCGACGCCGCGGTCGGCGTGCGCAAGAACGAGGCGGCATGGCTCGCCTATGTCGATGCCGCGCTCGACCGCATGAAGACCGAGGGCCTCTACGCGAAATGGGTCGAGAAGTGGATTCCGGCCGATATCCGGCCATTCTACACCGACGCCTTCACCAAGCCGAAGCCGACGGCGCGCTGAGCCGCGCCGATTGTTCGGAGGTGGGCTGCCACCTCCGGTTCCTCCATCGCGACAGCGGGGTTGGCTGCGACCATGGAATTCGATCTCGCCTATTTGGCCGCACAGGGGCCGGCCCTGATGCGCGGCCTGTGGCTGACCATCCAGGTCAGCGTGCTGTCGATCGTCCTGTCCGTCGTGGTCGGACTGTGCGGCGCGGCGGTCCGGGTGCTGCAGGTGCCCGTGCTCGACAAGATCGTCGTTGCTTACGTCGAGTTCATCCGCAACACGCCGCTGCTCGCGCAGCTCTTCTTCATCTTCTACGGCCTGCCGGGGCTCGGCCTGAAGCTCTCGCTGTTCTGGTCGGGTGTGCTGTCCCTGACGCTCTGGGCCGGGGCCTACCAGATCGAGAACATTCGCGGCGGGCTGGAGACGGTCGGCAAGGGGCTGCGCGAGGCGGCGTTTTCGCTCGGCCTCTCGCCCTGGCGCTTCTTCCGGCTGGTCGCCGCGCCGATGGCGATCCGCGTCGGGCTGCCCTCGATGCTCAACACCTCGATCTCGCTTCTGAAGAACTCCTCCTATCTCCAGGCGATCGGGCTGGCCGAGCTGACCTATGTCGCGATCGACCGGATCTCGATGGATTTCCGCACCATCGAGATGTTCGCGGCGATCTGCGTGATCTACCTCGCGCTCGTCCTCGTGCTCTCCTTCTTCGCCAGCCGGCTCGAATACCGGCTCAACACCCCGTTCCGGGTCTGAGGCAGGGCGATGGAACTCCTGATCAAGAACCTGCCCTTCATCCTGCAGGGCATCACCATGACGCTCTCGCTGGCGCTGGCGACGCTGTTCTTCTCGACGATCATCGCCTTCGTGCTCGGCACGCTGGCGACGCTGCGCTTCCGCTGGCTGCGCGTCGCGGTGAAGGTCTATGTCGAGCTGTTCCGCGACATCCCGCTGATCGTGAACATCTTCTTCGTGTTCTTCGTCGCGCCGCTCTTCGGGGTGGAGCTGTCGCCCTTCGCTGCGGTGACCGTAGGCCTCTCGCTCTGGGGCAGCGCCAATGGCACCGAGATCGTGCGGGCCGGCTTCGGTTCCGTTCCCAAGCATCAATGGCAGAGCGCGGCCGCGCTCGGGCTGAAGCCTTACGAGGTCTACCTCTTCGTCACCGGGCCGCAGGCGCTGCGCTCGATCCTGCCGCCCTTCGTCGGCCTGCTCACGCTGCTCGTGCAGGCGACATCGCTCGGCGCGCTCGTCGGCGTCACCGAGTTCTTCAAAGTCGGCCAGATCATCGTCGAACGCACCACGATGATGGAGGGCTGGAATCCGGCCTTCACCGTCTATGGCGCGGTGCTGCTGATCTACTTCGTGATCTGTTCGACGCTGACCTGGTTTGGCCGCTGGCTCGAAAGACGGCTGAAAGCCGATCGCAGCCGGGTGGCGCCGGGAACGCACCCCGTCGAACAGCCAGCCACGCAGCTTCCCTGAGCCCCTTTTCGCTTTCCGCTATCCAGAGGACGTCGTCATGGAATCCAAAGTCAGCCGTCGCCTGACCGAAAAGGTCGCCCAAGAGGTTTGCGACCATATCTACGCGCCGCGGCTTGCGCGGGATTTCCGCAATGTCTTCAGCTATATGAGCGATCTCAATCAGGCGCATGTGCTGATGCTGGCGCGCTGTGGCCTGATTTCCCCGCAGGCGGCCAAGTCGCTCGCCGGGGGCCTGCTGCGGATGGAAGAAGAGGGACCGGAGGTCGTCGAGCTCGATCCGCAGCGCGAGGACGCCTACTTCAATTACGAAGCCCACCTGATCAAGCTGATCGGCACCGATGCGGGCGGACGCATGCATATCGCCCGCAGCCGCAACGACCTGACGGCGGCGCTCGACCGGCTGCGCGCGCGGGATCTGCTGCTCGACGCCAGCCAGGCGCTGCTTCAGGTCGAGGAGCATGCGCTCGACGGCGCCTTCCGATTCCGCGACGCGGTGATGCCGGGCTACACCCATCTCCAGCCGGCCCAGCCGGTGACCTATGGCTTTTATCTCGCCGGCGTGGCGCAGTCCTTCGAGCGCGATCATGGCCGGCTCGTCGACGCCTGGGCGCGCACCAATATCAGCCCGCTCGGCGCCGGTGCGCTGGCGGGTACGACCTTCGCCATCGACCGTGAGGCCGTGGCCGCCTCGCTCGGCTTCGAAGGGCTGGTCGAGAACACGCTCGATGCGGTTGCGACCCGCGATTTCGGCCTGGAGATCCTGGCGGGTCTGTCGCAGATCGCGCTCGGCTGGAGCCGTGTCGCGCAGGATTATCATGTGCTGGTCTCGCATGAGTTCCAGACGGTCGAATTCCCCGACCGCGTGACCGGCACCTCCAGCATCATGCCGCAGAAGAAGAACCCGGTCGTTCTCGAACATCTCAAAGGCAAGGCGGGACATCTGCTCGGGCTCTATGTCTCCTCGGCGACGGCCGTGAAGGGCACGCATTTCACCAACACGATCGACGGCAATCGCGAGGCGATGCGCGGTGTCTGGGAAGCGGGCGAGGAGACCCTGCGCTGCCTCTCGCTGTTCGACCTGATCATCTCCACCGGCCGGCCCAACGCCCCCTTGATGAAGCGGCGGGTGACAGAGGACTTCGCCTCGGCGACCGACCTCGCCGATGTGATGGTTCGCGATGCCGACCTGTCCTTCCGTGAGGCTCATCACGTCGTTGGCGGCGTGGTGCGCGCGGCCATGGACAAAGGGCTCGCAGCCGACGGCATCACCACCGAAATGGTCGACGACGCCGCACGCGAGCAGCTCGGCCGTCCGCTCGGGCTCGATCCCGAGGTCGTGCGCCGCAGCCTAGACCCCGTGGCGAGCGTGGCCGCGCGAACATTGCCGGGCGGACCGGCTCCGGAGGCGGTCGCCCGCTCGGTCGAGACGGCGCAGGTCCGGCTTGAGGCCAACCGGGCCGCGCTCGCGGCAAAGCGGGGCCGCCTGCAGGCGGCACGCGAGACGCTGAAGCACGATTTGCGCGAGCTGGCCGCATGAGCCCGCAGCCGCTGATC contains:
- the kdpB gene encoding potassium-transporting ATPase subunit KdpB, whose protein sequence is MSKHAPAEMGLFSPVIIRPAILQAFRKLDPRSLARNPVIFSTALVSVLASALVIREGLTGGPVFWIGLQIAIWLWFTVLFANFAEAVAEGRGKARADAFRSTRSSALAKVLINPADRVVYGTKEVELVEPGEVILVEAGDTVPTDGEIIEGVASVDESAITGESAPVIRESGGDRSSVTGGTRLVSDWLVVRVTARQGETFLDRMIALVEGAKRQKTPNEIALDILLAALTLVFLFVVATLPFFASWSGTTLPVIYLAALFVTLIPTTIGGLLSAIGIAGMDRLVKANVIAKSGRAVEAAGDIDVLLLDKTGTITFGNRMAHAFEPAPNVSERDLAEAAFLASLADETPEGKSIVDLAAKRFGFDAAAGQGATFVPFTAQTRMSGADLPGGIALRKGASDTMAKLTGGTLAAGVEQAVRKIASSGGTPLVVARDHAVLGVIHLKDVVKPAIRERFAELRRMGIRTVMITGDNPLTAAAIAAEAGVDDFLAEATPERKLALIREEQAQGRLVAMCGDGSNDAPALAQADVGVAMNSGTPAAKEAGNLIDLDSDPTKLIEIVMVGKQLLISRGALTTFSIANDVAKYFAILPALFIAAYPGLAVLDVMGLGTPESAILSAIIFNALVIVALIPIALKGVRYAPASASKLLGRNLLIYGLGGLIVPFIGIKAIDLIVDLLHLA
- the kdpC gene encoding potassium-transporting ATPase subunit KdpC translates to MTSYLRPSLVLLGVFSLLTGAAYPLAVTGVAQAVFPSQANGSAILKDGTVIGSALIGQSFASERYFHGRPSATTAADPQDATKSVESPYNATNSTGSNLGPSSAALKQAISERVAALGGGAQPADLVTASGSGLDPHISPDAALLQVARVAKARGLQEERVRQLVLEQAEPRLLGVLGEPRVNVLALNLALDRLGR
- a CDS encoding sensor histidine kinase KdpD, with protein sequence MPSAPDERPTPESFLAEARGEEGGGVGRLKIFLGASPGVGKTFAMIEEARVRQRAGLDVVVALVETHGRTETAALLETLEQLPRRPVAYRGQMLSELDLDALLARKPAIALIDELAHSNAPGSRHPKRWQDVVEVLDAGIDVVTTLNIQHVESLNDVVARITGVRVQETVPDHILQRADEIELIDLPPEELIKRLKDGKVYVSQQIGQALENFFGKGKLTALRELALRTAASRVDAEMLAWMQANAVKGPWPAEERLLVCINEAPVARSLVRAGKRMAERSRLPWIVVTVTTPRHEAMPAETRAVTVEALRLAETLGAETVVLRAECDVAGEVLRYARQRNVSRIVIGRPRSHRSWWQRLAGAFREPVADRLLDDATDFEITVVTPHSRIERRKASSAPVMRFAWQGYAMAFSAIAVATLLALPISIWDAVPGGAISALYLIAVLMVGARWGLGPSLAAGALGSVAYNFFYTPPFYSLHISRSEDVVSIAIYLLGALFTGTLAGRLKAQVEAMRAAQRRTETLYDFARKIASATQTDDVLWAAAFHIAATLDCHSLILMPDAGGTLQQVQGHPTIEDLDARAEGAVRWAFEKNEPAGAGTATLPMSEWLFVPLATAGATLGVIGVRFRDRQRGLDPETRRLLIAVEDQVAVAVERTRLAQELANARVSAEGEKLRGALLNSVSHDLRTPLVTVIGAVSSLAETDGTLSPADRRELTATALDEARRLDRYVQNLLDMTRLGHGALAPKRAAVDLREILGVVRNDLKRVLTRHSLAIETPRDLPALLVDPVLIGQAIANVVENAAKYAPAGSAIRITAKRDGAMAAIAVIDEGPGIPEDERERVFDLFHRVADGDLRPAGTGLGLSIVKGLVEAHDGTVAAMAGPDGRGTAIVIRLPFAPSSSDDPE
- a CDS encoding response regulator, with protein sequence MTDSKPARILVIDDEAPIRRFLAIVLGAGGFEMLEADRGRLGVERAATMAPDAVLLDLGLPDMDGKAVIEAIREWSSLPILVLSVRDAETEKIAALDAGADDYVTKPFSTGELLARLRALLRSRRDRATEPAAIRIGGLEIDLASRGVAVDGVQVKLTRKEFDVVALLARNAGKLVGHRQLLTTIWGPAHAADTHYLRIAVGHVREKIGDDAADPRFIITEPGVGYRLVDAEAGDS
- a CDS encoding LysR substrate-binding domain-containing protein, whose product is MNLRQVEAFRSIMLRGSMTAAAQELRTSQPSISRLIAELEGEIDLKLFERSAGRLRPTPEGLSFYREVERSFIGLDNLSHAARDIRAFGTGRLRVAAMPVMALGFVPRCIRRFRERFPNAIISLQMGHDGTVTRWMSSSYCDIGFVANLIDIPMVEHRPLYAIAGVCALPPGHRLAKRDCIRPKDLEGEAFISLSLEDGARARVDRVFENAGVRRQLALETPFSAAICALVEQGLGVGIVNPIAADDYRRSGIAFVPFKPEVMFHGHAMFSTHQRENPLIDGFLSVVREELSGYEATSGCIWPD
- a CDS encoding pyridoxal-phosphate dependent enzyme yields the protein MSAGPAIAVTPRLTGMVCLRCEADWPVAEHEAGCPRCAAQGHASNLRLVYAPGSEPVALPYPGALSLGEGCTPLVEVPELAAFLGVGRVSLKLEWCNPSGSHKDRMSAQLMARALDRGATRIVAASSGNGGLSVAAYAARAGIPAEIATSDALPASYRRAIEAHGATLVGFSDSMARWHHLARRVVDDSAFAATNYRLPAVGTNPFGIEGYKMVAAEIAAVALPDLVVAPSSRGDLLSGLHLGFAELGRGMPRLVAAEPFPRLARVLAGADYRETFAGDTAQFSIAGSTVTWQAVKALRESGGLAVPVDDEAATLARAKLAGLGFHVELSAASALAALGRLAEDGRLAGRHAVLVLTGSGFRDITNGVLADSPPQRDRRPARASAQPAQTGASPGPTIQQRDNG